DNA from Clostridia bacterium:
CAGGCGGAGACTACTATCCCGCGTCTGCATCGCATACGACGGATACGGGCAGCGGGCCCTCTGACACTTCCGCACCTGCACCCGCCGACGCCATATACGTCGATCCGGGCGAGGCCTTCGTGCTTACCGCCGGAGAATGGAACGACAACGACAACTGGCCGTTTTTTACGAATCTTGTAAATTCAGGTGCCATTTCCTTCCCTTCCTACGGCATAGACCCGCGCGGACGCATAAAAGTTACGCTCACCGATGATTCGGGCATACCTCTTGAGGGCGAAAGCGTCGTCATGTCAGATGACGGCGGCGTGCTGTGGACTGCCCTGACGAATAAGAACGGCGTTGCATACCTTTTCTATTATGACGGCGAAACGCCCCGCACCGTGTCGGCAGGCGGAGCGTCGGCGGAAATATCATATGAAAGCATCCCGTCCGATGACGCTCAAAGCCCGTCTGTTATGCGTGCGTCAGATGAGATAAGCCTTGTCGGCACGTCTTCTGCACAAAAGAAGACACACCTTCAGGTCATGTTCATCGTTGATACTACGGGCTCCATGAGCGACGAGCTTACGTATCTTCAGAAGGACTTTGCGTCTATCGCATCCGACACAGGAAGCGACAACATAACCTACAGCGTGAACTTCTACCGCGACGAAGAGGACGAATACGTGACTAAGACGAACGGCTTTACCTCCGACGTCTCCGAAGTGTCGCGCCTGCTCATGGCCGAATACGCAGACGGAGGCGGCGACCTGCCCGAAGCCGTTGCACAGATTCTCGACGAAACGATAACGCATAATAACGACTGGAGCGACGAATCAAGAAAGCTTGCGTTCCTGATTTTCGACGCGCCTCCGCACTCGCAGTACGACGCACTTATCGATGAAGCCGTTCGCTCCGCCTCCCAAAGAGGCATAATGATGATTCCCGTCGTCGCATCTAACGCTGACCGTGACACGGAGCTTTTCGGCCGTGCGCTCGCAATTTGCACTAACGGCGACT
Protein-coding regions in this window:
- a CDS encoding VWA domain-containing protein, which translates into the protein MKSRKKILTLISLILSLVMLFSLAACSIWEKEAEDDGADYAVREEASEAGGDYYPASASHTTDTGSGPSDTSAPAPADAIYVDPGEAFVLTAGEWNDNDNWPFFTNLVNSGAISFPSYGIDPRGRIKVTLTDDSGIPLEGESVVMSDDGGVLWTALTNKNGVAYLFYYDGETPRTVSAGGASAEISYESIPSDDAQSPSVMRASDEISLVGTSSAQKKTHLQVMFIVDTTGSMSDELTYLQKDFASIASDTGSDNITYSVNFYRDEEDEYVTKTNGFTSDVSEVSRLLMAEYADGGGDLPEAVAQILDETITHNNDWSDESRKLAFLIFDAPPHSQYDALIDEAVRSASQRGIMMIPVVASNADRDTELFGRALAICTNGDYVFLTDDSGVGESHLEPIIGDYTVELLHDIIVRIINENKV